The Epinephelus fuscoguttatus linkage group LG7, E.fuscoguttatus.final_Chr_v1 DNA window gacatttttacaacattaaaagagacacactgatgtttttaaccagctttgtatcatcatagtgtgggtagtatgtgtaaataaactgtggtaaacttacctccatcttaccagcacccagatctccctgcttgTCTCCCAACTCAAACAATTTTcactggctctagggctgttcTTCGGacaacatattttatttccacatttttctATGCCCGCCACCACAGACAGAAGGCACATGGAAGCGGATCAAGAGAGAGAGACCCGtccctctctcactgtctcttaCCTCCGACCAAACTctgatcaaacagtaaaactaggcagcactgatcaaacatAAACCAAAATTcagttactgtgttgcctatttcttgcctaaaatgtcttcagaaataTATTTCAGTGCCCTGAACAGAGGCttaaaaaactgagatcaaacattAAAACTAAGCAGCAGTGATAAAATGTGAATCAAgactctgttactgtgttggCTTTTTctcacttaaaaacaaacatctgaaaCATATCTTCACTTACAATTAAACTGTATTTTGAGATCATTTGTACCAGTCAgtcgccatattgtttcctgtgtcaaacaCAGCCAAGCTGCATTATGTCACACCGCCCGTTCCCATTCCGAAGTTGTCGGATACCGCTGCTTTATCAGTGATGTCAGCGTCAGATGTCGCCAGGTGGCATCAGTTTGTAACATGGCCAGACGTAACCTTTTGTGTTACAGTGTATCAGTGTTATGATACACTGCTGGTCAGCTGGATGGCAGTCGTGGCAGTATGACACGCGGACAGGCAGCATCAGTTCATATTTTGAAGGGCAGTACCTGGgtaaaggttccgccaatatgtctaccctgcaaggcagaaaattgggcacctcggatcaattcgccaatccagctctgtgtgtctaaacgctcgcagcttgtctgcaaaacagcccaacattcgccaaaaatctggcagtgtaaaaggggctgatGTAATATACAGTAAGAAGTTGGAAAAGGCAGgggggagggatggtggatgggtccaacaaactccAGACTATGACCTGGGAGCCCAGTGTTTGTTCCCCGTATGaacaaacacattctcactccgacctcgtcataTATTGACCTTTGGTTTCCACATTCACATATGacgacgttctgggacactgtgtcaagttcttcctgttacatgcattgtcttctttcaaaatacacttcagttttcacaggaaatttaacgtttacatacagtcgctttcaaaataaacacactacgtcggtTTAACGCTGCGAAATGACATTTTTGTTCTTCAgcgacaaacacacagagggtttaggcagcaaaagcagGTGATTaggggtttggctttataatctcacaGGACGCAATCACCACTCTCTCGGGGGAAAGTtgtggtttgttggacccatccaccatcaaTCCCACCCGACTCGGACATTTGCCTTTACTGctcaagtgccagatttcgacgacttcaaaGTGACACCGGGCTCATATGAATATAGatccaaaccatgatgtttattTCTAAACTTAACTATGTGCCTCTGTTGATGTCCCAGTGTTGGTTGTGGGATCCCGAAACACCAACAGCAGGTGCAGAGGGGAACCTAGCGtataatatgtagatgtgaaaggtCGCTGATAAAGCAGCAATATAGAGCATAATGATttggggtgagaatgtgttggtcgcCCATCAGCAGCAGTTTTCCTTCATTTGAAATCATCTTAGCTCGAGGCTgagctgtgtctttttttttttttttcttgtctcatACTGGTCTACCTATAGCCACCATGGTCTACCTGCTGTGCATAAGCCAACCGTGAACATGCTGCTGACCTGTCAGCACCTACACAGCTGCCCACAGCTCTGAGGGGTGGCATAAGAAGTGTGCAGTGTCCAGGTAATGACTGACATGCAAATGCAATACACCAGAGGGTGCATGTCATATTGTTCAGTAGTGCGTAAGGCATGTGGTTACCTGTGATGTATGGCAGGACGTCTATCTAACCCTGCAGCACATCCGACCCAATATGCATTCGCCTTTCAGTCGGATGAGAAGCTTCCCCTGTCATGGCACATTGTGGATAAACGGCCCCTGGCACTCTTTCCATGTGCTCTGTTAGTCCAAAAACAGGGTTGCTTTGATTACCAACTGGGATTTAAAAAACACTCATcaataatgtaaaaatgcaatTAATGACTTCCCCCACCTCTGTCAGATCTCCCAACCCGAACCCCTGCACTGTTGCAAACCCCACGCTACTACATACAGGAACAGGACAAATATAGAAATGGGAAGTCATTATTAAAACATAGCAGTGTTAACCTTTTGTGAAATGCACTGTTTGGATTCATGCCTGGTGCTTTGTTGTTGGTGACATACCCTCTTCTATCAGGCCTCAGGCTCCAGAGGCCACCAGCCATTGATATCTGCAGTAGTTCCCCATGCCTGTTTTACAGCTATGATCTCAAACTTTGCTTTGCTGAAATATTCATGCTTCTTTGCATTCTGAACGTGTGCGCAAACACAAGCACAAGAGTAATTGCTTGTGTAATTGCAATAAAAAATGATAGGTTTTGGTAGGAGCATTAAATTTGAGTTGTTTCCAGTTGTTAATGATGTAgggaaaatacttttttcatgACGCACAGAAACATCTTTTCAGGATTTAGATGAATACTAAATGTCATTCTCCAGCCTGTGTTTATGATACAGTACCTTCGTACAATGCCAGAGCAGCTAAATCACGTTGTGCTGCTCGGAGGTAAATGTATTTCAAAGAAGTGTCACAcactcaacaacaaaacagacatgtCATCTCATCACTTGTCAAAGCTGTTTAGCAGAGAATTTAGCAGCCATGAAAACGATTTCAAGTGACCCTCTGAATCTCGTGTTACTCATTGTGTCAGTGCTggtatgatgatgatgatgatgatgatgatgatgatgcgtCAGTCCAAACATCACATCTGCATTTTAGTCATAAGTGACAACTCAGCCTGTCTATCTGTCCTGATAATATTCACTTGTTGATTTGAGTCCTTAGCTCAcaatgatgttttattttgtaagtaataaaattattataaaaACACACCATATACTGAGTCATGCTCTTCAATGTTGtctcaaacacattttaattttcattttaattcatttcaaTTCAGACAGCATTGTGACAAACGAGCCTGTTATTCCATTAACTAACCAAAACCTGCCCAGATGTTGAtgacaaatgtttcatttcACATTATCTGTATGAACGGGTATTGACCAGTCCacgtcaaacacacacagcctatCTAGTCACATACATCACCGTCATCTATAGTGACATGCAGAGGCAGCTGCTTTCTATATAATTGCTTCCTAAAAAGATCAGTATCTTGACAGTGACCATGCTGACTGGTCAATGGAGCGGAGGGCACCTAAAGGAGCATGTGAGGATGATGTCAACTACAGGGGAGCCAGGGGAAGCTTGGCTCCTCATCATAAAACATGAGCTCCCCTGAAAACATGCTTTGTAAATCAGATTGAAAATTTGCTATTTTTGTCATGGACCTCTATTTTTCTGTATCCTCATCATCATGGATCATGCGTAAAATTATTAGTGTATAATTCATGTATGAGGGTGATTGACTTTAAAGATACTGGCATGCAGGTTATTCTTGCCATCACCATAGAAGCATCTTGGAGCAATGTCATAAACCTGACTCACTTTAACTCTAAGATTAGAAAAGAGAACTTTCTTATTGTTCCACTCAGTGTGCTCACTAAATCACCAGAATCCCactttatatttaaaacatgtgAAATTGTCTCcctcaataaaaacattaaagtggCAGAGGAGTTTaactttgacaaaattaaaggcATTTTCACCATGAATTGATCCaggaaaaggcacaaattgatgcattaaaattcaccagaatgcagaaaattaatCTTTTGATGCTCTAATTTCCTGGGGGAGGACTCCAAAATCCCACTTTAATGTGTCCAGCCCAATTTTGAAATGACACCTCCACCCTTGTTCAGCATACAGAtagatgtaaaaagaaaaaagggaagcTTAAAGATGCAGTGCTCATACATTTGTGGCTTTATAGGCTGGTTTGCTATTTGACCCTATCTTATTTGTGTCGATAAACTACAGCATACAGTGACAAAGAGGTGGATAAATCAAACTGCTGTACTTTGAACATACAAGTTGAGGTATTAAGTCAAACAATATCATTAGTTGTCATTACTGTCATGTCTCTTTGTTCTCCTCTTTGCCAAAGCCCTCTGCGTTTGGAGCCTAATGTTTAAGAAAATTCCGAAATATGTTGATAGACGGGCTGGAGACCACGAACCTTTGTCCTCGTGACGTTGCCCAGACGTTTTTATGGTGTGTGCATGCGTTTGGTGAGGAGGCAACAGctctcagcagcagcatcatgaCCATCAATAAGTATTCTACGTAGCCTTCAGCACAACGTGATATAAGCCCTGATACTCCACCTACGCTCCAGTTGCTGATTGGCGTTACGTAGGTATCCAGCTATCATTTATTAGCCCAAAGCGTGGACGCCTCATTTATACTGACCGGATCTCAGTGCAGGATCTATCCGTTCCCACTTTCCTCTGCACCAGGGCGCACGCAGCTGACTCTCTTACCAAACTATCTGCTCGACAGAAAACaggtaaagaaaaaatacttttcAAAAATACTTAAGGTAAAATGTTAGATTTATTCTAGTTtcaacagttttctttttctgtcatgaCGAAGTGGATTTAAGGGTTTTATCATGACTTTTTGGAGAGGAAACACAAGGGGACTGCGTGAcataattgtcttttttttcctataTTGGCTGGATACATAAAGAGAATCAAAAGACTCATTTACTACTTACATTAAAAATGCCTTTCATGAACTATCATTAGCAACCGCGCGCTTTTACGCACCAATTACGCAGCGAGCTGTGCGCAACAGGTACAATTGGGTCCTGATGTTCAGCGATATTTATGCCTGTATGGTTAAAACAGAATAACTGTACATTTTCTCACACAGGTGCTGCTTAGAAAATGAGGAGAGGTTTGCTGCTGGTCACTCTGTTCCTCATCATGAAACTTCGATGCAGCCAGTCCAGATGCGAGGAGCCCGCATCGCGCAGATCATCATCAGATGTAGGTTTTTCTGGCGCGTAATGACAGAGTTGATTTTCACAGCATCTATTAACAGAAactgattatttatttgtgtgttaatttatgtgtttattttcgCCTCTCATAATTGCAGCAGACCACAGGCTTGGATAACCTCAAGCGGAACATTCTGAAGAGGTATAGCGATTTGGATTATGACAGCTTTGTGGGTCTGATGGGAAGAAGAAATGCCGGTGAGTCTCCCACTGACTACATTTAGAAGTTTAAAATAGTAATtattaataaaacaaactacaatTAACGGGAACAATTAACAaacaatagaaaaataaaaataagattaaaaatgCAATTTACTTTGTCTTGTAAATGCTCTGTTTTTTGGACTTAGTAATTTATGATCACCaaagctttgttttcttttttcttttccatttttttttatcagatgcAAATGAAGTAGAGTCGCCACAAAAAAGTAAGAGCTCTGTGATTTAGTGATTGTATGAAATGCTTGCTTACTTTAAATTACCTAAAATCATAAAACATAAGACTGAATGGATCTCATTCTTCTCTTCAGGGGAAATGCATGACATTTTTGTTGGTCTAATGGGAAGGAGAAACTCAGAGTCTGGTGAGTGTGGTAATTTACAAACATCAAGTATCCATAGTAGCCCTTTCGGCTTTTGTGGGCATTCAGATTCAAGATTTACCCTGGTATTCATCATGCAGAGAAAATGTCTTCATGGGGCTATGTCTGCTCTCACAGATAATGGTCCCTGGAGGAGAGAGTATCCAGAAAGGAGAGGCATTTTTCTCAACAAGTGCAGGCTGAGGTGAGTGCCTCTTCTTTTTCACTCAGTATAAGGAAAACCTCCACTACttggaaaaataaagttaacACTTAACCTGGCTACTAAGAAATGAAACCACAGAAGTGTTCAAGTCTTAAAAGCACTGCTCActcatattacattttttttatatatatttccaCTGTATGCTTTTCATTACTAAAAGGTGACGCTCCAGTTGGCCTGGTTTTTGCCGTGTTGTTTCACATAATGCATGAGTGCAGGCATAATACTTATATACAAATgtgatgtgttttgttgcaggTTTCTTCAGGGGCTGTAGACATTCATACCAAAGCAACTCTCTCATCTGGTTACACTGACAGAAGATCACagcgaacacacacagtgaactaCATGTCTGATGGAAATGACTACATGGCGTGATTCACACTGTAAACCTGCCAGCTGGCTTAATGAAAGTGACCATAAACTACACagattgtattttgtttttcactgacaaaCCTGATTAGTAGTGACAGCCGATACATTGTTTGTTGATCATCTTATTCTCTTTTCTTCAAAcgttcaaaataaacataattttttaTACATCATCTACTCATTTCAAATGTCGGTGCATTTTCCTGCAGCTGTTCATGAGTGATTCATCGAGCTCGACAGTGACGTTTAATCACACCTGCTACGTTGTTTATTTTTGAGTTATATAAAATCACTTGACAGGAGGGATTCATTGTAGTTTTGTACAATACTGTGTTCATCAGAAGCAACAGTGCTCTCAGAAAGAACTACAGGTGGTTTCAAGTGCGCACTTCTACATTAGAGCATCACACATCactcaaaagtaaaaataagacACATTTTTCAAAGCACAGTTGTtgcatttctctttttaaaaaaagtatgtCTCACTGCTTGCTGTGGATTTAGAGTCTGCTGTATTTTAACCGCAGAGGGTTTAAAAggaaatcaaaaagaaaatatgcaAACAGtcacaaagggaaaaaaaacaatgaacttTTAATTTCAACTAATTAAATTTATTAATTTCAAATGTTGAAAACCAGAACATCAGATTTAACACCAGAGAAGCAAAGAGGCCATGAAGAAAAGGGGTTCAgttttgacacacacactgacatttgtTGCCGCTTTCCatttcaagaaaaataaaacaatgaattaaaaatgataaaatctATTGGCTTAGACCAGGTGCTGgtgaaatacattaaaataaaattctatGTGCCTCCTCCTGCTTCTCTTCAAACACACATCTGTGACTGTGTAACATCATAAattcacacattaaaatgctgGTTATGTCAAACACAATTAAACCAAAAGTTTACCTTGGTTGAAATAGCGAAGCCATACAGAGCTGCCACTGAATCATTGTCAAACTCTCACTGTGAGTGCTGACAGTGTCAAACTGGCTGGAAAATATCATGATCGGATCAAGGAAGACCTGTCAGAAGAAAACACTAGCTGACATGATGTGCAGGGCAATAGGTTACACCTCTCTGGCACAATCATGTACAATCACCCCCGACTGAAACACAGAGTCAGCGGTGCCTGCCTTGAGTCACTGCCGTCCTGTTCTCAGTGATGAGAGAGCTCACATTCGCCACTTTCACTGGCTCAGTCTTTGCTTTAGTTTGGTTTCCACCACCAGAGATTGCTGGAGATGAGCGATTCCTTCCATCTGTCACCTCCTGGACTCGTTTAGGTCCCACCGTCACGGCTGTCTTTGCCAGTGGGCCGAGGCTCAGACCCGGGCGTAAGGGGGGCCGGTAGCGTGGCCTGTAGCCGTACGCTCTCAGGTGATAAGTGTAGTACTCCAGTGTGTACATCAGCTCTGCTTCGACATAATGGAAAGATACTGCTAGATCAGAGCAGCACTGTGGACCCTGAGGAataacacacatgcaaacacacagaaaaacacgtGAGCACACAGGatggcacatacacacacacacacacgtaaagaTACAAGTTTAAAACAAGATCTGATTGCCACATATGCTACATGGTGCAGTTTGGCAATAATAATCATGAGACATTTAGACATCTGAGACATCCGACAAACTGCAATCAGATTTCACTGATTTTACTGACATTACTTTCCAGCACAAAAAGAAACTAAGTAATAATAAACTACAAAGAAGCTGCCTGTAAAGTGAACAGTCCCACT harbors:
- the tac3a gene encoding tachykinin-3a — its product is MRRGLLLVTLFLIMKLRCSQSRCEEPASRRSSSDQTTGLDNLKRNILKRYSDLDYDSFVGLMGRRNADANEVESPQKREMHDIFVGLMGRRNSESDNGPWRREYPERRGIFLNKCRLRFLQGL